From one Leguminivora glycinivorella isolate SPB_JAAS2020 chromosome 5, LegGlyc_1.1, whole genome shotgun sequence genomic stretch:
- the LOC125226295 gene encoding uncharacterized protein LOC125226295 isoform X2, whose product MAKTVGKVACFEMDGGNWQTYCDRLDMYFLVNKVEDNMKLPTLISCIGDSAYELMVNLCSPKKPCDCKYDEVIKVMANYLQPKPSVVAERFKFRQCRQSSGQSVANFMAELKKASKYCDFGANLDDNMRDQFVCGINSDFVRQRLFAEESLSYSKAVTIATTLEAAERDSHAIGDKDNASDKNDVKSVHKIQPVSAGRSLCEACGDPHHKQSECKFSQYVCDVCKIRGHLRRMCPQVMRGSSFGANRRGNGGRGAANRARSWRGGWSGRGGGARSGLHWVQGRDAEAEQEDFMESERERDGEAVVNLMSLNKYKPA is encoded by the exons ATGGCTAAAACCGTGGGAAAAGTCGCGTGCTTCGAGATGGATGGTGGAAATTGGCAAACTTATTGTGATCGGCTGGATATGTATTTTTTGGTAAATAAGGTGGAGGATAACATGAAGCTGCCGACGCTGATCAGCTGTATAGGAGACTCCGCGTATGAGCTGATGGTCAATCTGTGCAGCCCGAAGAAACCGTGTGACTGCAAATACGACGAAGTGATTAAAGTGATGGCTAATTATCTACAGCCGAAACCGTCGGTAGTAGCCGAAAGGTTCAAATTCCGTCAATGTCGACAGAGTAGCGGCCAATCTGTAGCTAATTTTATGGCGGAATTGAAGAAAGCGTCCAAGTATTGTGATTTTGGTGCTAATCTGGACGATAATATGAGAGACCAATTTGTGTGTGGCATAAATAGTGATTTTGTTAGGCAGCGATTGTTTGCGGAGGAAAGTCTATCTTATAGCAAGGCGGTTACGATTGCTACTACGCTGGAGGCGGCCGAACGGGATTCACATGCAATCGGAGATAAGGATAATGCTAGTGACAAAAATGATGTAAAATCAGTACATAAGATTCAACCGGTCAGTGCGGGACGTAGTCTATGCGAGGCGTGCGGCGACCCTCATCATAAACAAAGCGAGTGCAAATTTAGTCAATATGTGTGTGACGTGTGCAAAATTAGGGGCCATTTACGTAGGATGTGCCCGCAAGTTATGCGTGGCAGCAGTTTTGGGGCTAATCGTCGTGGCAATGGGGGCCGCGGGGCGGCGAACCGCGCGCGGTCATGGCGCGGGGGCTGGAGCGGCCGAGGCGGAGGCGCCAGGTCCGGCTTGCATTGGGTGCAAGGCCGGGACGCGGAGGCCGAGCAGGAGGATTTCATGGAGAGCGAGCGTGAACGGGACGGCGAAGCAGTTGTGAATTTGATGTCGTTAAACAAGTACAAGCCG GCATAA